The following proteins are encoded in a genomic region of Dyadobacter sp. UC 10:
- a CDS encoding MBL fold metallo-hydrolase: protein MLFLILLALLVAGVFIFMRQPQFGRKPTGARLERIKQSPNFRGGEFQNQSNTPALAEGSSYLKVMTKFFFGKSKFNIPDALIPSQKTDLLRLDPKENVLIWFGHSSYFMQIDGKTFLVDPVLSGSASPIRFTTPSFKGSDVYAVADFPAIDYLLISHDHYDHLDYKTILELKPKVKQVITGLGTGEHFEYWGYEPAKITEKDWNETVDLGGDFKVHITPGRHFSGREFARNKALWVSMVLQTPTKKIFIGGDSGYDHHFKKIGEQFGEFDLALLECGQYNEAWKYIHMMPEETVTAAKELHARKLMPVHWAKFSLALHDWNEPIQRAAIEAKKQNMPLVTPLIGQKVDLDGEQVWEEWWKGQALQPE from the coding sequence ATGTTATTCTTAATTCTACTGGCGCTACTGGTGGCCGGTGTCTTCATATTTATGCGGCAACCTCAATTTGGAAGAAAACCGACCGGCGCGCGACTGGAAAGGATCAAACAATCGCCGAATTTTCGTGGTGGCGAATTTCAAAATCAAAGTAATACCCCGGCCCTGGCTGAGGGGTCGAGTTATCTGAAAGTGATGACCAAGTTTTTCTTTGGAAAAAGCAAATTCAATATTCCCGACGCGCTTATTCCTTCGCAAAAGACTGATTTACTTAGACTTGATCCGAAAGAAAACGTATTGATCTGGTTTGGACATTCATCGTATTTTATGCAAATCGATGGCAAGACTTTCCTGGTAGATCCCGTACTGAGCGGCAGCGCCTCCCCTATTCGTTTTACCACTCCCAGCTTTAAAGGCAGTGACGTTTACGCTGTGGCGGACTTCCCTGCAATCGATTATCTGCTCATTTCCCACGATCATTACGATCACCTGGACTACAAAACGATCCTGGAACTGAAACCGAAAGTAAAACAGGTAATCACCGGCCTCGGCACCGGCGAGCATTTTGAATACTGGGGTTACGAACCTGCCAAAATCACTGAAAAAGACTGGAATGAAACGGTCGATCTGGGTGGGGATTTTAAAGTACATATTACTCCCGGGCGGCATTTTTCGGGCAGGGAATTTGCCCGGAATAAAGCGCTTTGGGTTTCAATGGTCTTGCAAACGCCCACTAAAAAGATATTCATCGGCGGCGATTCGGGTTATGATCACCATTTCAAAAAGATCGGTGAGCAATTCGGCGAATTCGACCTTGCATTATTGGAATGCGGCCAGTACAATGAAGCCTGGAAATACATTCATATGATGCCGGAAGAAACTGTAACAGCCGCAAAAGAGCTGCACGCCAGGAAATTAATGCCTGTTCACTGGGCCAAATTCTCCCTGGCTCTCCACGACTGGAACGAACCTATTCAAAGAGCCGCTATCGAAGCCAAAAAGCAAAATATGCCCCTTGTAACGCCACTAATCGGGCAGAAAGTAGATTTGGACGGCGAGCAGGTTTGGGAGGAATGGTGGAAGGGGCAGGCTTTGCAGCCTGAGTAG
- a CDS encoding CocE/NonD family hydrolase: MKISFLSYILLLCSFSAFAQNVAVQDTGFVRSNYKKTEQYITMRDGVKLFTAIYTPIDSSQTYPILMQRTPYSIRPYGVNNYRRALGPNAHLMKEKYIFVYQDARGRYKSEGTFREMTPAIANKKSKKDVDESSDTYDTIEWLLKNTKSNGKVGQSGISFPGYYSSAALPDAHPALVAVSPQAPMSDEFIGDDCYHNGAFFLMDNFGFYSGFDGPKSADGQNYQSHFQASYSDAYQYFLDFGPLKKSNAAPYFADPNSIWRQTTAHPVYDEFWQSRNIKNHLKNIKPAVLVVGGWFDAEDLYGALKTYAAIEKQSPGNNNRLVMGPWTHGGWAAPEWKGFAQYQFGGDVNKYFQEEIETKFFNFYLKGKGSFDLAEVTVFETGSNQWKHYKEWPPIRVRPTIYNFAGNGKMAPAKLLSKPSSTSYESDPAKPIPYTNVIGARRNNEYMAEDQRFASRRPDVLSFQTDSLTEDLTLTGEIVANLMVSMTGSDADFIVKVIDVWPANSTVPALKEGERPVQMGGYQQMVRSEVLRGKFRNSFSKPEPFTKDKVEKVTVKLNEVAHTFKKGHRVMVQIQSSWFPLVDRNPQKFINIFEANESDFQKSRITIHHDAANSSHIVLPVMH; encoded by the coding sequence ATGAAAATAAGTTTCCTTTCTTACATTTTGCTTTTATGCTCATTTTCAGCATTCGCTCAAAATGTCGCTGTGCAAGACACCGGCTTTGTCCGGAGCAATTATAAAAAGACAGAACAATACATTACCATGCGCGACGGCGTGAAACTTTTCACCGCCATATATACGCCAATCGATTCGTCTCAGACCTACCCGATTTTAATGCAGCGCACGCCTTATTCGATCCGACCATACGGAGTCAATAACTATCGTCGCGCGTTGGGACCTAACGCGCATTTGATGAAGGAGAAATACATTTTCGTCTATCAGGACGCACGAGGAAGGTATAAAAGTGAAGGTACTTTCCGCGAAATGACGCCGGCGATTGCGAATAAGAAAAGTAAAAAAGACGTAGACGAATCAAGCGATACTTACGATACGATCGAGTGGCTTTTGAAAAACACGAAAAGTAATGGGAAGGTAGGCCAGTCGGGCATTTCGTTTCCAGGCTATTATTCGTCGGCCGCATTGCCCGATGCGCATCCGGCCCTAGTGGCAGTTTCGCCGCAGGCGCCTATGTCGGATGAATTTATCGGCGATGACTGTTACCACAATGGCGCATTTTTCCTGATGGATAACTTCGGTTTTTACAGTGGTTTTGACGGACCGAAAAGTGCCGACGGACAGAATTACCAAAGTCATTTCCAGGCCAGTTACAGCGACGCTTACCAGTATTTCCTCGATTTTGGCCCACTAAAAAAATCAAATGCCGCGCCTTATTTCGCTGATCCGAATAGCATCTGGAGACAAACTACCGCGCATCCGGTTTACGATGAATTCTGGCAGTCGAGGAATATCAAAAACCATTTAAAAAATATCAAACCTGCCGTTTTGGTAGTAGGAGGTTGGTTTGACGCGGAAGATTTGTATGGTGCATTGAAAACCTACGCGGCGATCGAAAAACAGTCTCCCGGCAATAATAACAGACTTGTGATGGGCCCGTGGACGCACGGTGGCTGGGCGGCACCGGAATGGAAGGGATTTGCGCAGTACCAGTTTGGCGGCGATGTCAACAAGTATTTTCAGGAAGAGATCGAGACTAAATTTTTCAATTTTTATCTGAAAGGAAAAGGAAGTTTTGACTTGGCGGAGGTTACCGTTTTTGAAACAGGGTCGAACCAATGGAAACATTATAAAGAATGGCCGCCGATTAGAGTCCGCCCAACAATCTACAACTTCGCCGGTAATGGAAAAATGGCTCCTGCTAAACTTTTGTCGAAACCAAGTTCCACCAGTTATGAAAGTGACCCTGCTAAACCAATTCCATATACCAACGTAATTGGTGCGCGAAGAAATAACGAATATATGGCGGAAGACCAGCGTTTTGCCTCCCGCAGGCCTGATGTGCTGAGTTTTCAAACCGATTCTTTGACAGAAGACCTTACATTAACCGGTGAAATTGTAGCCAACCTGATGGTTTCGATGACAGGTTCGGATGCTGATTTTATCGTCAAAGTGATCGACGTTTGGCCGGCTAACTCCACGGTTCCTGCGCTCAAAGAAGGCGAGCGGCCAGTGCAAATGGGCGGCTATCAGCAAATGGTGCGCTCGGAAGTGCTGAGGGGAAAGTTCAGGAACAGTTTTTCAAAGCCTGAGCCATTTACGAAAGACAAGGTGGAGAAAGTAACGGTGAAGCTCAATGAAGTCGCACATACTTTCAAAAAGGGCCACCGGGTAATGGTGCAGATCCAGAGCAGCTGGTTTCCCCTGGTCGATCGCAATCCTCAGAAATTCATCAACATTTTTGAGGCAAATGAATCCGATTTTCAGAAGTCGAGAATCACAATTCACCACGATGCTGCCAATAGCAGCCACATTGTACTGCCGGTAATGCATTAA
- a CDS encoding ThuA domain-containing protein, translated as MKKLSRLISICLILLLSIGQTSFGQNPKFRVLAMAEPGGHHIAYSKRAKPWLDSLAAKSNFTIEYIDKTDSITEKYLSQYQLIIQLDYVPYGWKPEAAAAFEKYVNEGKGGWIGFHHATLLGEFDGFKIWPWFSDFMGGIRYKNYIADFAAATVNVEQRKHPVMKGVPASFSVEKEEWYTYDKSPRPNVEVIASVDESTYSPDSKIKMGDHPVIWSNPKMKARNVYIFMGHSPVLFESEAYKTIFRNAIFWAAGQ; from the coding sequence ATGAAGAAATTGAGCCGGCTGATTTCGATTTGCCTGATTTTACTGCTTTCAATCGGCCAAACGTCTTTTGGGCAAAATCCAAAATTCAGGGTGCTGGCGATGGCTGAGCCGGGCGGGCATCATATTGCCTATTCAAAAAGAGCCAAACCCTGGCTGGATTCGCTGGCTGCAAAAAGCAATTTTACTATTGAATACATTGACAAGACAGATTCGATTACAGAGAAATATTTAAGTCAATATCAGCTTATTATCCAGCTCGATTACGTTCCCTACGGCTGGAAACCCGAGGCAGCGGCGGCCTTTGAAAAATATGTAAATGAGGGAAAAGGCGGCTGGATCGGTTTTCATCACGCTACTTTGCTAGGAGAATTTGACGGTTTTAAGATCTGGCCGTGGTTTTCTGATTTTATGGGCGGTATTCGCTACAAGAATTACATTGCCGATTTCGCTGCTGCGACGGTTAACGTGGAGCAGCGAAAACATCCGGTTATGAAAGGCGTTCCCGCTTCGTTTTCGGTTGAAAAAGAGGAATGGTATACCTACGACAAAAGTCCGAGACCCAATGTGGAAGTGATCGCAAGCGTGGATGAATCGACTTACTCTCCCGATTCAAAAATAAAAATGGGCGATCATCCTGTGATTTGGTCTAACCCAAAAATGAAGGCGCGTAATGTCTACATTTTCATGGGTCACTCGCCGGTTTTATTTGAAAGTGAGGCTTACAAGACGATTTTCAGGAATGCTATTTTCTGGGCAGCCGGGCAATAG
- a CDS encoding purple acid phosphatase family protein — protein sequence MHLYRFLTSLYLLLLSVSATFAQNKTYLPTAFPDRVILGYKGDPAISQAVNWRTDTTIKEAVAAIHEADPSPDFTDKAKIVKAVTQKAVFDEHTALYHEVNFTDLKPATQYVYRVGDGKNWSEWFHFTTASDQSAPLSFLYFGDAQNDVRSLWSRAVRGAYSTLPKANFMIHAGDLINRSNNDYEWGEWFEAGGWINGMVPNLATPGNHEYYKDGLKEKVSKHWRPQFALPENGPEDLIETAYYLDYQGKRFIFLNSEEATSGKKSLNEQAAWFEKVITENPQRWNVVIHHHPIYSTKQGRDNDEWRDKMEPLYRKHKVDIVLQGHDHTYGRGINIPVGQSRKKPDGPIYVVSVSGPKMYDIGLQDWMDRAASNTQLYQAISIVNDKLSFKAYTVNGDLYDAFDLEKDKKGVNTLTELSNTLQMQERLNLPARYEKSFKEADLKEYNQRYQDYKKRKGIK from the coding sequence ATGCATTTATATCGCTTTTTGACTAGTCTTTATCTCCTGCTGCTCTCAGTATCAGCAACTTTTGCCCAAAACAAAACATACCTCCCGACTGCATTCCCAGACCGAGTTATTCTGGGGTATAAAGGAGATCCTGCAATTTCCCAGGCTGTCAACTGGCGCACTGATACGACGATTAAGGAAGCTGTCGCGGCTATTCACGAAGCTGATCCGTCGCCGGATTTTACGGATAAGGCGAAAATTGTTAAAGCTGTTACGCAAAAGGCGGTTTTTGATGAGCATACGGCATTGTATCATGAAGTGAACTTCACAGACCTCAAACCTGCGACGCAATATGTTTACCGGGTGGGCGATGGAAAAAATTGGAGCGAATGGTTTCATTTTACGACGGCTTCTGACCAATCTGCGCCGCTTTCATTCCTTTATTTTGGAGATGCGCAAAATGATGTCAGAAGCTTGTGGTCGCGGGCGGTGCGAGGGGCATATTCAACTTTGCCGAAAGCCAATTTTATGATCCACGCGGGCGATCTGATCAACCGGTCTAATAACGATTACGAATGGGGCGAATGGTTTGAGGCGGGCGGCTGGATCAATGGAATGGTACCAAATCTGGCCACACCGGGCAATCATGAATATTACAAAGATGGTTTGAAAGAGAAAGTGTCCAAACACTGGCGGCCACAATTTGCATTACCTGAAAATGGTCCGGAAGATTTAATTGAAACTGCCTACTATCTTGATTACCAGGGCAAAAGGTTTATTTTCTTAAATTCAGAAGAAGCTACTTCGGGAAAAAAGTCGCTGAACGAGCAAGCCGCATGGTTTGAAAAAGTAATCACCGAAAATCCGCAGCGCTGGAATGTTGTCATTCACCACCACCCGATCTACTCCACCAAACAAGGTCGCGACAACGATGAGTGGCGGGACAAAATGGAGCCGCTTTATAGGAAACACAAGGTCGATATTGTGTTGCAAGGCCACGATCACACGTATGGACGCGGTATCAATATTCCGGTCGGTCAGAGTCGGAAGAAACCCGATGGGCCGATTTATGTCGTCTCTGTAAGCGGACCAAAAATGTACGATATCGGCTTGCAGGACTGGATGGACCGGGCTGCCTCCAACACGCAGTTATACCAGGCGATCAGCATTGTGAACGATAAATTATCCTTCAAAGCTTACACCGTGAACGGAGATCTATACGATGCATTCGATCTTGAAAAAGACAAAAAAGGAGTGAATACGCTGACCGAGCTTTCCAATACACTGCAAATGCAGGAGCGTCTGAACTTACCTGCGCGTTACGAAAAAAGCTTCAAAGAGGCCGATTTAAAGGAATATAACCAGCGTTACCAGGATTATAAAAAGCGGAAAGGGATTAAGTAG
- a CDS encoding helix-turn-helix domain-containing protein, translating to MNKKELQIQIGQKIISLRTEKGWSQSDLARACGKDRQAVEKIENGKVNPTIYTLQEIAEALQVPLVRFFES from the coding sequence GTGAATAAAAAGGAACTTCAAATACAGATCGGGCAAAAGATCATTTCACTTCGAACCGAAAAAGGTTGGAGTCAGTCCGATCTGGCAAGAGCTTGTGGAAAAGACAGGCAGGCGGTCGAAAAAATTGAGAATGGGAAAGTCAACCCGACGATCTATACATTGCAGGAAATCGCGGAGGCTTTGCAAGTGCCCCTTGTTAGATTCTTTGAGAGCTAG
- a CDS encoding B12-binding domain-containing radical SAM protein: protein MQKKTLFVTPPFTQLNTPYPATAYLKGFLNTLGRESYQADLGIDVILELFSAKGLGELFRQLEDSDAELTENSFRIYSLRDEYISTIDPVIRFLKNKNPTLAHSICDRSYLPEASRFQQLEDMDWAFGTMGIHDKARHFATLYLEDLGDLIQEAIDPHFGFSRYAERLGRSATSFDEMEQVLEMPDTLLSQTLKDVLERKLQQYQPDIVCISVPFPGNLYGGFKCGQYLKQHYPAIKVVMGGGFPNTELRSLKESKVFNYIDFICLDDGEAPLMSLLDHLDGNREAGQMKRVYSRVNGEVIYHNGARERDIAQRDTGTPDYSDLPLNDYLSVIEIVNPMHRLWSDGRWNKLTLAHGCYWGKCTFCDISLDYIRRYEPMTAGLLCDRIEEIIAQTSQNGFHFVDEAAPPALLRDLALEIIRRKLTVVWWTNIRFEKNFTHDLCLLLKASGCIAISGGLEVASDRLLEKMKKGVNVAQVARVADAFTQAGIMVHAYLMYGFPTQTAQETIDSLEMVRQLFQAGIVQSGFWHRFAMTAHSPVGLHPEEFDVMRLGPDTGRFANNDLEHDDPLGAEHERFSEGLRKSLFNYMHGVCLDFQHSRWFDFKVPVTSIPPNYIERSISELPDVISRPNALVVWLGSLPEMGVFEEQRGKRIIEVAELVFFNKKKEWAIEADVAIGEWLVNIFSKLLISSSEPFYFDKFIKEFELAGLGNFEIFTQSKTWQDLRAGGLLVL, encoded by the coding sequence TTGCAAAAGAAAACACTCTTCGTCACGCCGCCATTTACCCAGCTTAATACACCTTACCCGGCTACGGCTTACTTGAAAGGGTTTTTGAATACGCTGGGGCGGGAATCTTATCAGGCTGATCTCGGCATTGATGTGATCCTGGAATTGTTTTCTGCAAAAGGTTTAGGCGAACTTTTCCGCCAGCTCGAAGATTCCGACGCGGAACTGACTGAAAATAGCTTTCGGATCTATTCCCTCCGCGACGAATATATCAGCACCATCGACCCGGTGATCCGTTTTCTCAAAAACAAAAATCCAACCCTCGCGCACAGTATTTGCGACCGCAGCTACCTGCCCGAAGCCAGCCGTTTTCAGCAGCTGGAAGATATGGATTGGGCGTTTGGGACAATGGGGATTCACGATAAGGCGCGGCATTTCGCGACGCTTTATCTCGAAGATCTGGGAGATCTGATCCAGGAAGCGATCGATCCGCATTTCGGTTTTAGTCGGTATGCCGAGCGTTTGGGGCGGTCGGCTACTAGTTTTGATGAAATGGAGCAGGTGCTGGAAATGCCGGATACGCTTTTGTCGCAGACTTTGAAAGATGTTTTGGAAAGAAAATTGCAGCAATATCAGCCTGATATCGTCTGCATTTCTGTTCCTTTTCCCGGGAATCTGTACGGAGGCTTTAAATGTGGCCAATATTTAAAACAGCATTATCCTGCTATTAAAGTAGTTATGGGCGGCGGTTTTCCGAATACAGAGCTGCGCTCACTAAAAGAATCAAAGGTTTTTAATTATATCGATTTTATCTGTCTCGACGACGGCGAGGCGCCATTAATGTCCCTGCTCGATCACCTCGACGGCAATCGGGAGGCGGGACAGATGAAGCGGGTTTATTCGCGCGTCAATGGCGAGGTGATTTACCACAATGGCGCGAGGGAAAGGGATATTGCGCAAAGAGATACCGGTACGCCGGATTACAGCGACTTGCCGCTCAATGATTATTTGTCTGTAATTGAGATCGTTAACCCCATGCACCGGCTTTGGAGCGACGGTCGCTGGAACAAGCTCACACTCGCCCACGGCTGCTATTGGGGGAAATGCACTTTTTGTGACATTTCGCTCGATTATATCCGCCGCTACGAGCCAATGACCGCCGGGCTGCTCTGCGATCGCATTGAAGAAATCATCGCACAAACGAGTCAAAACGGTTTTCATTTTGTAGACGAAGCCGCGCCGCCTGCCTTGCTGCGGGATTTGGCATTGGAAATTATCCGTCGAAAACTGACAGTAGTTTGGTGGACCAATATTCGGTTTGAAAAGAATTTTACGCACGATCTTTGCCTGTTGCTGAAAGCTTCGGGTTGCATTGCAATCTCCGGCGGGTTGGAAGTTGCCTCCGACCGGCTATTGGAAAAAATGAAAAAGGGCGTGAATGTCGCCCAGGTTGCGCGGGTTGCGGATGCATTCACGCAGGCGGGGATTATGGTGCACGCATATTTAATGTACGGTTTTCCTACACAAACCGCCCAGGAGACGATCGATTCGCTGGAAATGGTGCGGCAACTTTTTCAGGCTGGGATTGTTCAATCGGGTTTCTGGCACCGGTTTGCGATGACGGCGCATAGTCCGGTAGGGTTGCATCCAGAGGAATTTGACGTCATGCGATTGGGACCTGATACCGGCCGGTTTGCCAATAACGATCTCGAACACGATGATCCGCTGGGCGCTGAGCACGAGCGTTTTTCGGAAGGTTTGCGGAAATCGTTGTTCAACTATATGCACGGCGTTTGTCTGGATTTTCAGCATTCGCGCTGGTTTGATTTCAAAGTGCCGGTTACTTCCATTCCGCCCAATTATATTGAAAGAAGTATCAGCGAGCTGCCAGATGTGATCAGTCGCCCGAATGCATTGGTGGTTTGGCTGGGAAGCTTGCCGGAAATGGGTGTATTTGAAGAGCAGCGGGGAAAAAGGATAATTGAAGTAGCTGAACTTGTATTCTTTAATAAAAAGAAAGAATGGGCGATTGAGGCGGATGTTGCGATCGGGGAGTGGCTGGTAAATATATTTTCTAAGCTACTGATTTCCAGTTCTGAACCTTTTTATTTTGATAAGTTTATAAAGGAATTCGAGCTTGCTGGTTTAGGGAATTTTGAAATATTTACCCAAAGCAAAACCTGGCAGGATCTGCGCGCAGGAGGTTTGCTTGTCTTATAA
- the nagA gene encoding N-acetylglucosamine-6-phosphate deacetylase: MSAHLFAERVFTGSEVLENQLIKILDGQVAGMEYAEPGSHITHVANLAPGFFDSHINGGEKYYFTERADEETIEDIYSASVKTGAAYVLPTLITSPHENILKGIEATRSFMEKNPGSGVLGMHLEGPYLNPVKRGAHLAGFVRKPLNHELEEIIEVGKGVIRLITIAPEMFTEEQIQMLLDSDITVSAGHSNATYDEATKAFSQGINLVTHLYNAMSAFGHRAPGLVGATFDTESVYAPLIIDGVHCDFGAASVAYKIKQDKLFLISDALFLGEKVTEFKWGEFDAYLKDGRYTNSDGNLAGATISLADAVRNAVQIVGIPLQEAIEMATIRPAKALNLANQIGRVDVGYPAVFTIFDDALNTFEVLKY, translated from the coding sequence ATGTCAGCTCACTTGTTTGCCGAAAGGGTTTTTACCGGATCAGAAGTTCTTGAAAATCAGCTCATTAAGATATTGGACGGCCAGGTTGCAGGAATGGAATATGCGGAGCCAGGCTCTCATATAACGCACGTTGCCAACCTGGCTCCCGGCTTTTTCGACAGCCACATCAACGGAGGTGAAAAATACTATTTCACCGAACGCGCTGACGAAGAGACGATTGAAGACATTTATTCGGCAAGTGTAAAAACCGGCGCCGCTTACGTACTGCCCACGCTCATTACTTCTCCGCACGAAAATATCCTGAAAGGTATCGAAGCAACAAGAAGCTTCATGGAGAAAAATCCTGGTTCAGGCGTATTGGGAATGCATTTGGAAGGTCCGTACCTGAACCCGGTCAAACGCGGTGCGCATTTGGCGGGCTTTGTCAGAAAACCCCTCAACCATGAACTGGAAGAGATTATTGAGGTGGGAAAAGGGGTAATTCGCCTGATCACGATTGCGCCGGAAATGTTTACCGAAGAGCAGATCCAAATGCTGCTCGACTCGGATATTACCGTTTCCGCCGGGCATTCCAATGCAACTTACGACGAGGCTACCAAGGCATTTTCGCAGGGTATTAACCTGGTTACGCATTTATATAATGCGATGTCAGCATTTGGGCACCGAGCTCCCGGACTGGTAGGAGCCACTTTTGATACAGAATCCGTGTACGCGCCGCTGATTATCGACGGCGTGCATTGCGATTTCGGCGCGGCGAGTGTCGCATATAAGATTAAACAAGACAAGCTTTTCCTGATTTCTGACGCACTGTTCCTGGGCGAAAAAGTGACGGAATTTAAGTGGGGTGAGTTTGACGCTTACCTGAAAGACGGCCGCTACACCAACTCCGACGGTAACCTCGCCGGCGCGACGATTTCCCTTGCCGACGCAGTTCGAAATGCAGTTCAGATTGTGGGAATACCTTTGCAGGAAGCGATCGAAATGGCGACGATCCGGCCGGCGAAAGCACTAAATCTGGCCAATCAAATAGGTCGGGTTGATGTTGGCTATCCTGCCGTGTTCACCATTTTTGACGACGCATTGAATACTTTTGAGGTGCTGAAATACTAG
- a CDS encoding pentapeptide repeat-containing protein has protein sequence MESINNVDFTERKPGESAYEQVTFNNCTFSDLSGIDFMDCVFKNCNLSNALVKNCKFSDILFSNCKLTGVNFSESKDFAFAVKFEECILDYAIFERKKLSKSFFTKCKIHGADFTQADLSKCKIHDCDFWDAVFDNTNLAGLDFSTSKNFTIDPASNNIRKAKFLSSDLAGLLTRFDIIIK, from the coding sequence TTGGAATCAATCAATAACGTCGACTTCACGGAAAGAAAACCCGGAGAATCTGCCTACGAACAGGTAACATTCAACAACTGCACATTTTCGGATTTGTCGGGCATCGACTTTATGGATTGTGTTTTCAAGAATTGTAACCTGAGTAACGCGCTGGTCAAAAACTGCAAATTCTCGGATATCCTATTCAGTAACTGTAAGTTGACCGGGGTGAATTTTTCGGAATCGAAAGACTTCGCATTTGCTGTAAAATTTGAAGAATGCATTCTGGACTACGCCATTTTTGAACGGAAAAAGTTGAGTAAATCCTTTTTCACTAAATGCAAGATCCACGGCGCAGATTTCACCCAGGCTGATTTGTCCAAATGCAAAATCCACGATTGCGACTTCTGGGACGCAGTTTTTGACAATACTAATCTGGCAGGTCTCGATTTCTCGACCAGCAAAAACTTTACGATCGACCCCGCTTCCAATAACATCCGAAAAGCCAAATTTCTATCCTCCGACCTGGCCGGTCTTTTGACCAGATTTGATATAATAATTAAATAG
- the trxA gene encoding thioredoxin, producing MATFAELINGNKPVLVDFSAEWCGPCKMMKPILDQVKADLGDSTTIIKVDVDKNKSAANAYKIQGVPTLIVFKNGKPMWRQSGVVQADQLKSIIKKYL from the coding sequence ATGGCAACTTTCGCGGAACTGATCAATGGAAATAAGCCTGTCCTTGTCGATTTTTCGGCAGAATGGTGCGGGCCCTGTAAAATGATGAAACCTATCCTGGATCAGGTAAAAGCTGATTTAGGAGATTCCACAACAATTATTAAGGTGGATGTGGATAAAAATAAGTCGGCCGCCAATGCATATAAAATCCAGGGCGTACCTACTTTGATCGTCTTTAAAAACGGCAAACCCATGTGGCGCCAGTCGGGTGTGGTGCAGGCTGATCAGCTTAAATCGATCATTAAGAAATACCTCTGA
- a CDS encoding acyltransferase family protein, with product MKGRVEQLDGLRGIFSVLVIAHHHNAFKDHYLYNNFFVINASLFVDFFFVLSGFVIALNYVGRIHTQRDFFQFLKKRFIRLYPLLFYTEVIFVMANLLGDQSSMKNVGSLGLSYYFFTAFDALTFMGSTPIFGSWISNNYPSWSISAEMISYVVFGLVILLLPRFKYLAFVLITILSAIFIYARGEYLLAYDYGFVRGLLCFCLGIFTHFILARKTFQLTALEVPFLIVLLAAMYFVHHWQLNLCKLIFPPLFAAGIIIFASSKGTIKQMLSSRPFQYLGKISYSIYLNHALVLIFVNVVLFRFIKSQPTDLMIAISLLSSILLTIIYSHFTYEFVEMRFGKFLKDKLS from the coding sequence ATGAAAGGCAGAGTCGAACAATTGGATGGATTACGGGGCATATTTTCGGTACTGGTCATCGCACATCATCACAACGCATTCAAAGACCATTATCTCTACAATAACTTCTTCGTTATCAATGCAAGCCTGTTTGTTGACTTCTTCTTCGTATTAAGCGGTTTTGTAATCGCATTAAATTACGTCGGCCGCATTCACACGCAGCGGGATTTTTTTCAATTCCTTAAAAAACGCTTTATCCGGCTTTACCCGCTACTGTTCTATACAGAAGTGATTTTTGTAATGGCCAATTTGCTGGGTGATCAGAGTTCGATGAAGAATGTCGGCAGCCTCGGGCTCTCCTACTATTTTTTCACTGCATTTGACGCGCTCACTTTCATGGGTTCCACGCCCATATTCGGATCCTGGATCAGCAACAACTATCCTTCCTGGTCTATTTCAGCCGAAATGATTTCCTATGTGGTTTTTGGGTTGGTAATCCTTCTATTACCCCGGTTTAAGTATCTGGCCTTTGTATTAATCACGATTTTATCTGCGATTTTTATCTATGCAAGAGGCGAATATCTGCTGGCTTACGATTATGGTTTTGTAAGAGGTTTGCTTTGCTTTTGCCTCGGCATTTTCACCCATTTTATCCTGGCCAGAAAAACCTTTCAACTTACAGCACTAGAAGTCCCATTCCTGATCGTGCTGCTTGCCGCTATGTATTTTGTCCATCACTGGCAGCTTAATTTATGTAAACTGATCTTTCCGCCGCTTTTTGCAGCAGGTATCATCATTTTTGCGAGCTCAAAGGGAACTATCAAACAAATGCTTTCCAGCAGGCCTTTTCAATATCTAGGCAAAATATCCTACTCCATCTACCTCAATCACGCCTTGGTACTGATATTCGTGAATGTGGTGCTCTTCCGGTTTATCAAATCGCAGCCCACGGACCTGATGATCGCGATTTCGCTCTTATCCTCCATTTTGCTTACTATTATTTATTCCCATTTTACATACGAGTTCGTAGAAATGAGATTTGGGAAATTTTTAAAGGACAAATTGAGTTAG